The nucleotide sequence AAGGGACGTGGCCAAGCGGAACACGGTGACTGGGTGGATGAAAGCGAACAGTATCCCGAAGACCAACAGCACAAAGAAACGGAGATGTTCGCCGCACCCGCCACGCGTCGTCACATGCAGGACTTTGTCGAAGCACGTCGTGAAGGCCGTCGTCCGGTTGCCGATATTGCCGAAGGTCATGCGTCGACGGCGTGCTGCTTGTTGGCCAATTTGTCGATGCACTTGGGACGTTCGCTGGCGTGGGATGCCGACGCCGGTCGGGTGATCGATGACGACGAAGCGAATCTGCAACTGGCGCGGCCGTATCGCGGCGACTGGGAACACCCGACGGCGCATGACGTTTGATTCCACTTTTCCGGCGAACCGTGATTCGGTCGGCGGACCGATCGCGGGGCGTGGTCATCGACATCACGTCTTCGTCAAAAATTCATCACGTCCCGGTTATGTCGTGGAGCCGACTTGGCATCGCGGACGTGATACCTTGCTGGGCTTGTGGCGGAAGCGTTCCGTTGGAGTGCGTTAGAAAGGGCCGTCACATCGAAGCCGACCCTTGGATCATGGGAGTCCACCGTGAGCGATATTCGCAGTCTGATGACCCAACAGTTTGAAAACGAGATCGCGCGGACGCGTCAGGTCTTGGACGTTGTTACCGATGCGGTGCTGGACTACCAGGCGAGCCCGACGATGCGATCGGTACGCTGGAACGTCAGCCATTTGGTCGATGTCCCAAGCTGGGCCGAGATCATCTTGAAAGCCGACGAATTCGATGTTGCCCCGCCGGACGGTCCGCCGCATGAGACACCCGAGATGGCGACGGTGGCCGACGCGATGAAAGCGTTGGACAAGAATGTTGCAGAGGCTCGGACGGCCTTGGCGGATTTCGACGTTCAATCTCTGGACGCCGATTGGTCGTTGAAAGCGGGGGGACAAACTCTGATGACGATGTCACGTTACGAGACATTTCAGATGTTTGAGATCTCGCACGTCGCACACCACCGCGGCCACCTGTTGGTGTACTTGCGGATGAACGGCGTGGAAACACCGCTGCTGTACGGCGGCTAATCGATTCAGCGGCTGAGCGATACGGCATCGGGCCACACGGATACGCATTCTCTGAGGGGCCAGAGCAGAACCTGCTGTGATCCGTGGCAAACTGCTGCGCGGAACGCTGGCGACGATGTGGTTGCCATGCTCGCAGAACAAATTCTCTGAGCCTTACTGGCAACGGTGCTCAGGCAACAACGCGATCCGACCGCCCGCTAATTGACAGCAACTGTTAAGAACGCCGACAATACCACGTTGCGGGGCTCACGCCCCCTTGAGGGGGCCAAACACGCTCGAACACGGATCGCGACGCCATGCCAACCCAACTCGACGACGTTCTCACGATCGACGAATTGGCGACCTATTTGAAGGTTTCCAAATCGACGCTCTACAAACTCGTCCAAGAGGGCAAGATTCCCGGCCAGAAAGTCGGCAAGCATTGGCGGTTTCATCGTGACGTCATCGAACGATGGCTCGGCAAAGACACGCCAACCGAACCGAAACGACCCAAGTAGACCGAACCGCCCAGCCAACGACCCAGCCAAGCGGCGACCGACGACCGGACCGCCGACGCGTCAAGCCGACCGACGCGGGCCAACCAACGGACTAACCGACCTGATGAACCAACCCGAATCGCACCTCGACAAATCACGCCTGAACAACCTGGCCGACGAGATATGGAAGTCGGCCGAGCGACTGCGCGGCAAGTTCAAAGCCCACGAATACCAAAACGTCGTTCTACCGATCATCACGATCCGACGTCTCGAGTGTGTCTTGATCCGTTGGCGCGAAGCCAAAGCCGACGAGATCCGATCGAAGCGACCCAAGATCACCGACGACGCATTGGAGAAACTGGTCAAAGGGTTGGAGTTGAATCCCGCCCAATCGCCCGGGTTCTCCAACTCGACGACGTGGACCATGCGGAAGGTCTACGAAGAAGATCACACGCTGTTGGAAAAGAACTTTCGCGCGTACCTGAAAGGCTTCTCGGAGAACATCCAAGACATTCTCGATAGCTTCGACTACCGGGCCGTCATCGGCAAAATGGTCAAGAACGCCCGGTTGGCACCGATCTTGAACCAATACTCGATTCTCGACATCGGGCCGCAATCGCTTTCCAGTCTCGAGATGGGGTACATCTACGAAGAACTGTTGCGGCGATTTTCGGAAGCCCACGCCGAGGCAGCCGGGGATCACTTCACGCCCCGCGAAGTCATTCGGTTGATGGTCGAGCTATTGCAAATCCCGATCCCGACGCGTCACACCTCGATCTACGATCCGGCTTGTGGAACGGGCGGCATGTTGTACGTCGCCAAAGAACACTTACTCGACAAAGCCAAGACAGACAAAGAACGCGAGGCCGTCGACAAGTTCATCACGTTGCATGGCACCGAGTTGATGGCCGAAACTTACGCGATCGCGCGTAGCGAAGCGTTGATCCGGAACGAAACCCAAACGACGATCCATTGGGGCAACTCGTTGATCCCGCATGTTGAGGGCAGCAAAGACCCCGGCGATCAATTCCCCGAGTCGAAACACCAATTCGACTACATGCTCTCCAATCCGCCATTCGGTGTGACTTGGGGCGGCAAAGACGGCTACCAAACAGAAGCCGAGAAGCTGGAATCGACGCGATACCGCGCCGGCATGCCAAGCGTTGGCGACGGATCGTTGCTGTTTCTGCAAACCATCTTGGCCAAGATGAAGCCCGCGCCCAAGAAAGGCAAAACGCAGCAAGGCGGAAGCAAAGTCGCGATCATCTTCAACGGTTCGCCGCTATCCAATGGCGATTGTGGCAGCGGTGAAAGCGAGATCCGACGCTGGATCCTCGAGAACGATTGGCTCGACGCGATTGTCATGTTGCCCGGCGATCTGTTCTACAACACCGGGATCTACACCTACATTTGGCTACTGCGCAACGACCGCGACGCGATCGGCCGCAAAGGCCGAATCATGCTGATCGACGCCCGCCAGCAGTACGAAAAAGAACCCAAATCGTTTGGTAACAAACGGAACCGAATTGTCGAGCGACATCGGGCATGGATCGAGGATCGCTATCACAACGGATGGAACCGACGCAAAGCCGACGACGACGTCCGGTTCTTCACCAAAGACGACTTTGCGTTCCACAAAGTCGAAGTCGTGTTCTGGCAAACCGACGAAAACGACGAACCCGCGATCATCACCGAACCGTTCCCGGTTTCCTTCACGTCGGGCAACGTCAGCAAGAAACAAGAGTTTTACGACAGCGAGATCACGTTCCATATCCGCGTGACGAGCCCCAAGACCGAAACGCTCCACGAGTTCGACATCACCGTCGGACCGGACGACAAGTTCTTGGACGCTTACAAAGCCGAGATCAAAGATCGGTTCGGTAAGGAGATGAAGAACTTCAACTCCAGCACGCTGAACAAGCTGGAACCAGAAGTCAGCTACACCCATCGGCACTACATCAAAGACGACGAATACATTCCGGTCGATCCGAAGGGCGATCCCGACAAGTACATCCCCGAGTTTCTGGAACGCGAGATCGAGAAACAAATCATTCGGTGGGAAGACCGTCCGCAACTCGGCTACGAGATCCTGCCAAACAAGTATTTCTACAAGTATGTCGAACCGCCCAAAGCCGACGACCTGTTGAGCGAGTTTTGGAAACTCGAAGAAAAAGCGGAAGACCTGTTAAAAGGTTTGGCGGAGGAAGTCGCCCAATGACAATGGCCAACAACTCCTCAGACTGGACGCAAACGCTTCCCGATAGCTGGGGATCCGATCGACTTGGAAAGTTTGCAGACATAATCGTTAGCAACGTCGACAAGAAATCCTACGACGATGAAACGCCGGTCCGACTTTGCAACTATGTGGACGTCTACAAGAACGACTTCATCACCAGCGACGTCGAATTCATGGACGCGACTGCAAGTGATCACGAGATCAACAAGTTTGCGCTGAATGTCGGTGATGTTCTTGCAACTAAAGACTCCGAGAACCCAATGGACATTGCGGTCCCTGCTCTGGTTAAAGAGGACTTGCCCGGTGTGTTATGTGGGTATCACCTGGCTATAGTACGAGCGGATGGGCGCCGACTGCTTGGCGCATTCGCAGCGTGGTTACATTTGTCCCGATCAATTGGCCAACATTACGAAAAGCATGCAACCGGAATCACACGTTGGGCAATTGGAAAACGTGATTTCAAAACTTGCCCGGTCCCCTTACCCCCGATCGACGAACAGCAACGCATCGCGGACTACCTCGACGCGAGTTGCGAGGCGATTGACCGGGCGGTCGAGACGAAGCAGAAGCAACTCGACACCCTCGACGCGCTTCGCAAATCCATCATCCAAAAAGCCGTCACCCAAGGACTCGACCCGAACGTCCCGATGAAAGACTCGGGGGCTCTCTGGTTCCCACGCGTACCAGAGCATTGGAAAGTTGGGCGTTTGAAGGGCATCGCGGAACTACTGAGTGGTTACGCGTTCGATAGTCGAACCTACATCGAAGATGGAACGGCAATCATTAGGATCAGTGAAGTCGTTGATAGTCCAGACCTATCAATAGCAAAACGCGTCCCGAATGACTTTAGAGAAACACTATCTCGTTTTCTGTTGCAGACGGGGGACGTTCTGATCGCGATGACCGGCGCGACAATTGGGAAGAGTGCTGTGTTTCGGTGTGACGAGCCGTGTTTTCTGAATCAGCGTGTGGGTGCCTTTCGGCCAATCAATTCAGATGACGTATTCATCGCGTATCTGATCAAGTCAGAATTGGTTCGCGAACAGATTGATATATTCTGCTATGGAAGCGCGCAACCCAACATCGGACGCCACCAACTTGAGAACATGATCGTCCCTATTCCCCCACGATGTGAGCAGTCGGCAATTGCGGATTTCCTATTGAATCGCCTACGGCAGATTGATCAAGTTGCGGCGGTAACTCGCGATCAAATCCGTAGTCTGAATGCGTACCGCAAATCACTAATCCATGAATGTGTAACCGGCAAACGCCGAATCTCGGAAGACGACGTCGCCAAGGTGAAAAGCCATGTTTGAAGGGCCCGAGCACAAGTTTCAACGTCATATCGCGGACTTTCTGGTCCGCGAAAATGGCTACGCTGTGCTCGAACAGTCCGAAATTATCGACACCGACTACTACTTCGCCGAAGATCATCTCTACGCGTTCCTGAAAGCCACCCAAGCCGAAACGCTCGAGCGATTGGAAGTCGACTACGGCAGCGATTCACGCGACGAGATATTCAAAGCACTTCGCGACGAACTTAACCGCCGGCCATTGTGGATGATCATCCGATCCGGCCTACGCGTTCGCGGTCACGACTTCAAACTCTATTTCCCGAAAGCCCGATCAAGCGAAAGCGTCGCCGCGACGCTTTACAAAGAGAACCGAATTACGTTCATTCCCGAACTTATCATCGGCGGCGGCAAACGTCCCGACTTCGTGTTCTTTCTGAACGGTTTGCCTATCATCACGATCGAACTGAAGCACGAAAAAAACCAGAACGTCCACGACGCCGTCACCCAGTACGTCGACCGCGACCACAACGACCGCATCTTTCAATTGCCGTTCTTGCACGTCGCCGCCGATACCGCCGATGTGATGGTCGCAACCGATCCGAGTCGCGAAAAGAACTTTCGCTGGTTCAATACCGGACTGACCAACGAACCGACAACCGACGGGGAATACCCGGTCGAGTATCTGTATCGTCAAGTCTTGTCCCAAGAAAGCTTGCTCGAGGCGATCGCGTTCTATCTGGTCCGCGCCCCGAAACAAGAGGCAACCGCCGAACGCCCGGAGCAACCGGCTTTCACGATCTTTCCCCGCTATCACCAACACCGCGTCGTCGAGAAGATCGCCGACGAGACGCAAGAACACTTTGCGACCACGGGCGACGTCGGCCGAAAGTTCCTCGTCAATCATTCGGCCGGTTCGGGCAAGACGTTGACGATGTGTTGGCTGGCCGATCGCTTGCATAGCATCTACAAGCCCGGCACGACCGAAAAGATGGTCAACATGATCTTTCTGGTCACGGATCGAAAGTCGCTCGACAAGAATATTCGCGAAGATCTGCAAAAGTTCTCACACCTGAAAGACGTCGTCCGGTTCGCCAAGAAGGCTCGCAACCTTGGCGACCTGATCCGCGATCGAGCCCAGATTATCGTCACGACGCAACAAAAGTTTCACTACATCTTGAAACGCTTTGCCGATGACGCCGAATTAAGGACGTTACGCGTTGCGTTCTTGATCGACGAGGCGCACCGATCCCAAGAGGGACGCATGGCGACGGACCGGTCGAGAATGTTTCGCGATGCCGAAGCCGTCTCGGAAAAACTGGGAAGCTACACCGTCGAAGAGGACGACGACGCGGAAGAAGCGGAAGTTGTCACCGAAACGGCCAAGACCGGGGCGGACGATCCCGACGTCGAAGACGCGACCGAGAAAGAGGATCCGCAAGACAAGTTGGCCAAGGTGATCGAGGAACGCGATCTGAACCAATTGTTCGTCGCGTTCACGGCAACGCCCAGCCCCGCGACGCAACAACTATTCGGCGAACCGTTCGACACCTACAGCGAAGCGGAAGCGATCGCCGAGGGTTACATCGTCGACGTAGTCCAAAGCATCATTTCCTACAAGACGCTCTACAACCTGAGTTGCTCGATCTTACCGATCGGCGAAGAGGAAAAATTGTACCCGGCCGGCGTTGTCTCGAAAGCATTGAAGAACGTCGCCTACCAAGATCCCGAACTGATCCAATACAAGGCGGAAGTCATGTTGCGGATCTTCGAGGAACAAGTCGCCAACCTGATCGACGGCCGATCCAAAACGATGATCGTCGCCACAAGTCGACTGGCCGGCCTGCTGTATTACCAGATCATCAAACGCAAGTTGAAGGAACGCGCGGCGAACTACAAAGTTCTCTACGCGTTCACGGACTTCGTTCACCCCGACACGAACAAGGTGATCTCGGAACACGAATTGAACGACTTGAAAGAGGGCGAGTTGATCGAAGACCGATTCGCCGAAGACGCGTATCGGTTGATGGTGGTCGCCAGCAAGTTTCAAACCGGATTCGACCAACCACTATTGGCCGGCATGTTCTTGGACAAAGCCGTCGCCGATCGCAACGCCGTTCAAACGATCTCACGTCTCAACCGATGCCATCCCGACAAATCGGACGTCGTTGTCGTTGACTTCACGAACAACGCCAAAGCGATCCTGAAAGCGTTCAACAAGTATCGACACGGTTCGCCACACGATCCCGATGAACCCGATTCGCAAAAGTGCCTCGATTTGTACGACGAGATCTTGGCCGTCGGCCTGTTCGAGCAATCCGACGCGCCGCCGATCGTTAAGTTGATCGAGGAGAACGACGACGCAAGGCTACAAACGGCCGTCAATGAACTGCGAAAGCGGTTCGCCGGTCACTTTGCCCCTGATTCCGACGAGCGCAAAGAGTACGTCTATTTGCTGGCCAAGTTCGTCAAGATTTATCATTTTTTGAATCGATTCTTCGCCTACGAATCGCACATTCGCGAGTTTGCCGAGTTCTGTGAGTACGTTGGTCCGCAACTAATCAAAGCCGGCAGCGTTTCGGAACTGATGAAACAGGTTCGGGCGACTTTCGTCGACAAGGCGGCCGTCACCTACGAAGGGACGGTCGAGATGCCGGGCGGCCAGAAAAAGCCGAAGCCGCGAAAAGGGGGCGGCGGCGGTGGAACACCACCGAAGAAAGTTTCCGTCCAAGACATGATCGCGAAGATCCGCGAACAATTCGAGATCACGGACGAAGAGGCGCTGCACATCAAAGAAGTCTCAGAAGAAAAGATCGCCGACGAGAACATCCAACAAACCGTCGCCGCCCACCGTCACGACCGCGCCTACCTCGACGGCATCTTCCGCGACCAAGTCGACAAGGGCATCCAAGACGCCTACGCGTTGCGTCTGTTGTACGAACAACTCGGGGATCCCAAGTACATCGACCCCGGCGCGATCTTCGACATCATGGCTTACACGGTCATCCAAAAAGGCATCGAACTAGCCGAGTCAGCGTAGAGATACCGTAGACAACTAAACCGTACCGTAATTTGTCAAGAACGAAGGAAGAAAGATGCCAGAAGAAGACGTGATGGAATTCTCCGATCCCCCGGAGGAACAAGAAAGTGAGATCGACGAGATTCCCAAGGATCTGAGGGCGCTCCGTACGCAAGCGTACGACAAAAGCATCAGCGATCTGGTTGAGATGATCAAGAATGGCGACATCATCCTAAACCCCGAGTATCAGCGTGATTATGTTTGGGACGACACCAAAGCATCCTTGCTGATCGAGTCAATTCTTTTGAACGTTCCAATTCCTGTGGTCTATGTCGCCGAAGACGAGGATGGTTGCTGGAACGTTGTCGACGGGCTCCAGCGTCTAAGTTCGATTGCCCGTTTTATGAACAACGAATTTGCGTTGCGGGGGCTTGAAGTTCTGTCCGACTTGAATCGCTTGCGATACCACAAGCTCAACCCCAAGGCGAGTCGAATCCTTCGCAACGGCATCATCCGTATTATCTTGATCTTTAAGGAGTCGCATCCCGACATTAAGTACGAGATCTTCATGCGACTAAATAAAGGTGCGATCACACTCTCTGAGCAAGAGTTACGCAACTGCTTATACCGAGGAACGTTCAACCAGCTTTTGCACAAGCTACGAGAGCACCCGTCAGTCTTAAAGCTCATGCGGCGAAAGGAGAAACACAAACGCATGACCGATGCCGAACTTCTTCTTCGACATTTCATGGTGTCTGAAGGCTATTCGCCGTCGATTAAGTCAGTCGAGGGATACACCGGGAACATGCGATCTTCGCTGAACGGTTTTATGCGGAAGAAGCAAAATGCTGGACCGCAGGAAATCGCTCGGATGGAAAGCGAGTGTATTGCGACAATCGAAACTTGCTTGGATGTGTTTGGCGACGACGCATTGCAACGTGTCGATGA is from Crateriforma conspicua and encodes:
- a CDS encoding helix-turn-helix domain-containing protein — its product is MPTQLDDVLTIDELATYLKVSKSTLYKLVQEGKIPGQKVGKHWRFHRDVIERWLGKDTPTEPKRPK
- a CDS encoding DUF262 domain-containing protein, with product MPEEDVMEFSDPPEEQESEIDEIPKDLRALRTQAYDKSISDLVEMIKNGDIILNPEYQRDYVWDDTKASLLIESILLNVPIPVVYVAEDEDGCWNVVDGLQRLSSIARFMNNEFALRGLEVLSDLNRLRYHKLNPKASRILRNGIIRIILIFKESHPDIKYEIFMRLNKGAITLSEQELRNCLYRGTFNQLLHKLREHPSVLKLMRRKEKHKRMTDAELLLRHFMVSEGYSPSIKSVEGYTGNMRSSLNGFMRKKQNAGPQEIARMESECIATIETCLDVFGDDALQRVDEDGNFDGRLNRALMDSVLACFKLHDEADLKANKDGIKSGLIELFNDPKFLDAITVRTSDKKKMDYRVSKFCSMVDEVLAAP
- a CDS encoding type I restriction-modification system subunit M, translating into MNQPESHLDKSRLNNLADEIWKSAERLRGKFKAHEYQNVVLPIITIRRLECVLIRWREAKADEIRSKRPKITDDALEKLVKGLELNPAQSPGFSNSTTWTMRKVYEEDHTLLEKNFRAYLKGFSENIQDILDSFDYRAVIGKMVKNARLAPILNQYSILDIGPQSLSSLEMGYIYEELLRRFSEAHAEAAGDHFTPREVIRLMVELLQIPIPTRHTSIYDPACGTGGMLYVAKEHLLDKAKTDKEREAVDKFITLHGTELMAETYAIARSEALIRNETQTTIHWGNSLIPHVEGSKDPGDQFPESKHQFDYMLSNPPFGVTWGGKDGYQTEAEKLESTRYRAGMPSVGDGSLLFLQTILAKMKPAPKKGKTQQGGSKVAIIFNGSPLSNGDCGSGESEIRRWILENDWLDAIVMLPGDLFYNTGIYTYIWLLRNDRDAIGRKGRIMLIDARQQYEKEPKSFGNKRNRIVERHRAWIEDRYHNGWNRRKADDDVRFFTKDDFAFHKVEVVFWQTDENDEPAIITEPFPVSFTSGNVSKKQEFYDSEITFHIRVTSPKTETLHEFDITVGPDDKFLDAYKAEIKDRFGKEMKNFNSSTLNKLEPEVSYTHRHYIKDDEYIPVDPKGDPDKYIPEFLEREIEKQIIRWEDRPQLGYEILPNKYFYKYVEPPKADDLLSEFWKLEEKAEDLLKGLAEEVAQ
- a CDS encoding DEAD/DEAH box helicase family protein, with protein sequence MFEGPEHKFQRHIADFLVRENGYAVLEQSEIIDTDYYFAEDHLYAFLKATQAETLERLEVDYGSDSRDEIFKALRDELNRRPLWMIIRSGLRVRGHDFKLYFPKARSSESVAATLYKENRITFIPELIIGGGKRPDFVFFLNGLPIITIELKHEKNQNVHDAVTQYVDRDHNDRIFQLPFLHVAADTADVMVATDPSREKNFRWFNTGLTNEPTTDGEYPVEYLYRQVLSQESLLEAIAFYLVRAPKQEATAERPEQPAFTIFPRYHQHRVVEKIADETQEHFATTGDVGRKFLVNHSAGSGKTLTMCWLADRLHSIYKPGTTEKMVNMIFLVTDRKSLDKNIREDLQKFSHLKDVVRFAKKARNLGDLIRDRAQIIVTTQQKFHYILKRFADDAELRTLRVAFLIDEAHRSQEGRMATDRSRMFRDAEAVSEKLGSYTVEEDDDAEEAEVVTETAKTGADDPDVEDATEKEDPQDKLAKVIEERDLNQLFVAFTATPSPATQQLFGEPFDTYSEAEAIAEGYIVDVVQSIISYKTLYNLSCSILPIGEEEKLYPAGVVSKALKNVAYQDPELIQYKAEVMLRIFEEQVANLIDGRSKTMIVATSRLAGLLYYQIIKRKLKERAANYKVLYAFTDFVHPDTNKVISEHELNDLKEGELIEDRFAEDAYRLMVVASKFQTGFDQPLLAGMFLDKAVADRNAVQTISRLNRCHPDKSDVVVVDFTNNAKAILKAFNKYRHGSPHDPDEPDSQKCLDLYDEILAVGLFEQSDAPPIVKLIEENDDARLQTAVNELRKRFAGHFAPDSDERKEYVYLLAKFVKIYHFLNRFFAYESHIREFAEFCEYVGPQLIKAGSVSELMKQVRATFVDKAAVTYEGTVEMPGGQKKPKPRKGGGGGGTPPKKVSVQDMIAKIREQFEITDEEALHIKEVSEEKIADENIQQTVAAHRHDRAYLDGIFRDQVDKGIQDAYALRLLYEQLGDPKYIDPGAIFDIMAYTVIQKGIELAESA
- a CDS encoding restriction endonuclease subunit S translates to MTMANNSSDWTQTLPDSWGSDRLGKFADIIVSNVDKKSYDDETPVRLCNYVDVYKNDFITSDVEFMDATASDHEINKFALNVGDVLATKDSENPMDIAVPALVKEDLPGVLCGYHLAIVRADGRRLLGAFAAWLHLSRSIGQHYEKHATGITRWAIGKRDFKTCPVPLPPIDEQQRIADYLDASCEAIDRAVETKQKQLDTLDALRKSIIQKAVTQGLDPNVPMKDSGALWFPRVPEHWKVGRLKGIAELLSGYAFDSRTYIEDGTAIIRISEVVDSPDLSIAKRVPNDFRETLSRFLLQTGDVLIAMTGATIGKSAVFRCDEPCFLNQRVGAFRPINSDDVFIAYLIKSELVREQIDIFCYGSAQPNIGRHQLENMIVPIPPRCEQSAIADFLLNRLRQIDQVAAVTRDQIRSLNAYRKSLIHECVTGKRRISEDDVAKVKSHV
- a CDS encoding DinB family protein, with the translated sequence MSDIRSLMTQQFENEIARTRQVLDVVTDAVLDYQASPTMRSVRWNVSHLVDVPSWAEIILKADEFDVAPPDGPPHETPEMATVADAMKALDKNVAEARTALADFDVQSLDADWSLKAGGQTLMTMSRYETFQMFEISHVAHHRGHLLVYLRMNGVETPLLYGG